A single region of the Silene latifolia isolate original U9 population chromosome 8, ASM4854445v1, whole genome shotgun sequence genome encodes:
- the LOC141595297 gene encoding uncharacterized protein LOC141595297, with protein sequence MIIRRIVAICKNYLWDGGTEYHRAPLVSWSTVCYSKKSGGLGVKDAENWNIATVGKLVNWIYTKADRLWVQWIDHIYMKGSDWSTYVPPSDSNWNWRNICKIRIKLNARFVNNCWVADPKGYSVGYGYTWIQDQHPPVSWYSDVWDRWNIPKHAFIAWLVSHKALNTREKLYAYGICDSQDCVLCEAGIETHSHPFEDCLYSKQILGQIENWLQFKLYSDRRCSQLQQHVCRMAKLACWYSIWMERNKCRMDLQLTLPRNIVKDLKRLSHARISQMIQQPVTSQDQQWLSSLDILL encoded by the coding sequence ATGATCATAAGGAGGATTGTGGCTATATGCAAGAATTATTTGTGGGATGGGGGCACTGAGTACCATAGGGCTCCTCTTGTGTCTTGGTCCACTGTTTGCTACAGTAAAAAATCTGGAGGATTGGGTGTGAAGGATGCTGAAAATTGGAACATTGCTACTGTTGGGAAGCTTGTAAATTGGATCTACACTAAGGCTGATAGACTATGGGTTCAATGGATTGATCATATTTATATGAAAGGGTCTGACTGGTCTACTTATGTGCCTCCTAGTGACtccaattggaattggaggaacatCTGTAAGATCAGGATCAAATTGAATGCTAGGTTTGTGAATAACTGCTGGGTAGCTGATCCTAAGGGCTACTCGGTtgggtatggttatacttggatACAGGATCAACACCCACCTGTGTCCTGGTATTCTGATGTCTGGGATAGATGGAATATCCCTAAGCATGCCTTTATAGCTTGGTTAGTCTCTCATAAGGCACTCAATACTAGGGAAAAGTTATATGCTTATGGGATCTGTGACTCTCAGGATTGTGTGCTGTGTGAAGCTGGCATTGAAACACATTCCCATCCTTTTGAAGATTGTTTATATAGCAAGCAAATTCTGGGACAGATAGAGAACTGGCTGCAATTTAAATTGTATTCTGATAGGAGGTGCTCTCAATTGCAGCAACATGTTTGCAGAATGGCAAAGTTGGCCTGCTGGTACAGCATCTGGATGGAGAGAAACAAATGTCGAATGGACTTGCAGCTAACACTGCCTAGGAATATTGTGAAGGATTTGAAGAGACTGAGTCATGCTCGAATCAGTCAGATGATCCAACAACCTGTTACTAGTCAAGATCAGCAATGGCTTTCTAGTCTAGATATATTACTTTAG